A part of Dreissena polymorpha isolate Duluth1 chromosome 13, UMN_Dpol_1.0, whole genome shotgun sequence genomic DNA contains:
- the LOC127855369 gene encoding uncharacterized protein LOC127855369, which yields MASQADASSVTSPEIKRKKRSINFSNTEILKLEELVKDEKTFSILTNKFSNTVNNKMKKDMWTKIAEVISAQGIAVRTADECSNKWQNLKRESKAAVTSEKLERRKTGGGTLTLTAVADEQKVRIAEMYKDSASFNRIIGGLDSDEADGRHFLSNTTVAPAVGTVGQTEQSSECCNKGPAKKQKKFATKSEELQYWQVQYFKGEVEKQEREKQLLDIRIRMLLKEEMRRDQNVVDEIINGKFFED from the exons ATGGCATCCCAAGCAGACGCATCTTCAGTGACTTCACCtgaaattaaaagaaagaaaaggagCATTAACTTTAGCAATACAGAAATATTGAAATTGGAAGAGCTGGTTAAAGAtgagaaaacattttcaatattaactaataaattttcaaacactgtaaataataaaatgaaaaaagatatGTGGACGAAAATTGCTGAAGTAATTTCTGCACAAGGAATTGCAGTTAGAACTGCGGATGAATGTAGTAATAAATGGCAGAACTTGAAAAGAGAGAGCAAGGCAGCAGTTACCAGTGAAAAGTTAGAACGGCGTAAAACGGGTGGAGGGACCCTGACACTGACAGCTGTCGCCGATGAACAAAAAGTTCGGATCGCCGAAATGTATAAAGATTCGGCATCCTTCAATCGGATTATTGGAGGATTGGACAGCGATGAAGCTG ATGGTCGTCACTTTCTGTCCAACACCACAGTTGCGCCCGCTGTGGGAACAGTTGGACAAACGGAGCAGTCAag TGAGTGTTGTAATAAAGGTCCAGCAAAGAAGCAAAAGAAGTTTGCAACTAAGTCTGAAGAACTGCAGTACTGGCAGGTACAATACTTCAAAGGGGAGGTGGAAAAGCAGGAACGGGAG AAACAACTACTTGATATAAGGATTCGAATGCTGCTGAAAGAGGAAATGAGACGTGACCAGAACGTTGTAGATGAGATCATCAATGGAAAATTTTTTGAGGACtaa